In the Planctomycetota bacterium genome, TCGGTCTTCGGGCGGATCCGGATCTCCTTCATGTGGACTTCGTGGTGCTTGCCCTTGGCCGTCCGCTTGGCCTGACGGTACTTGAACTTGCCGTAGTCCATGATCCGGCACACGGGCGGCCGCGCCTCCGGCGCGACCTCCACGAGGTCCAGGCCCGCCTCCGATGCCTGGC is a window encoding:
- the infC gene encoding translation initiation factor IF-3, which codes for MKDFRQRINEQIRISPLRVIGENGEQLGVLERDEAIRQASEAGLDLVEVAPEARPPVCRIMDYGKFKYRQAKRTAKGKHHEVHMKEIRIRPKT